A single Hippopotamus amphibius kiboko isolate mHipAmp2 chromosome 5, mHipAmp2.hap2, whole genome shotgun sequence DNA region contains:
- the ZRANB1 gene encoding ubiquitin thioesterase ZRANB1 isoform X3, protein MLAILLTEVSQQAAKCIPAMVCPELTEQIRREIAASLHQRKGDFACYFLTDLVTFTLPADIEDLPPTVQEKLFDEVLDRDVQKELEEESPIINWSLELATRLDSRLYALWNRTAGDCLLDSVLQATWGIYDKDSVLRKALHDSLHDCSHWFYTRWKDWESWYSQSFGLHFSLREEQWQEDWAFILSLASQPGASLEQTHIFVLAHILRRPIIVYGVKYYKSFRGETLGYTRFQGVYLPLLWEQSFCWKSPIALGYTRGHFSALVAMENDGYGNRGAGANLNTDDDVTITFLPLVDSERKLLHVHFLSAQELGNEEQQEKLLREWLDCCVTEGGVLVAMQKSSRRRNHPLVTQMVEKWLDRYRQIRPCASLSDGEEDEDDEDE, encoded by the exons GTGTCTCAACAAGCTGCAAAGTGTATTCCAGCAATGGTGTGTCCTGAACTGACAGAGCAGATCCGGCGCGAGATAGCTGCCTCTCTTCATCAGAGGAAGGGGGATTTTGCTTGCTATTTCCTAACTGACCTTGTCACATTTACGTTGCCAGCAG ATATTGAAGACTTGCCTCCAACAGtccaagaaaaattatttgatgaGGTGCTTGATAGAGATGTTCAAAAAG AGTTAGAAGAAGAATCTCCAATTATAAATTGGTCCTTGGAATTGGCTACACGTTTGGACAGTCGGCTATATGCACTTTGGAACCGGACTGCAGGAGACTGCTTACTTGATTCAGTACTACAAGCTACCTGGGGCATTTATGACAAGGACTCGGTGCTTCGGAAAGCCCTGCATGACAGCCTGCATGACTGTTCACATTG gTTTTATACACGTTGGAAAGATTGGGAGTCCTGGTATTCTCAGAGCTTTGGTTTACATTTTTCCTTGAGAGAAGAACAGTGGCAAGAAGACTGGGCATTTATACTCTCGCTTGCTAGTCAG CCTGGAGCAAGTTTGGAACAGACCCACATTTTTGTACTTGCACATATTCTTAGACGACCAATTATAGTTTATGgagtaaaatattataaaagtttcCGGGGAGAAACTTTAGGATATACTCGGTTTCAAG gTGTGTATTTGCCTTTGTTGTGGGAACAGAGTTTTTGTTGGAAAAGTCCGATTGCTCTGGGTTATACAAGGGGCCACTTCTCTGCTTTGGTTGCCATGGAAAATGATGGCTATGGTAACCGAGGTGCTGGTGCTAACCTGAACACCGATGACGATGTCACCATCACGTTTCTGCCTCTGGTTGACAGTGAGAGGAAGTTACTCCATGTGCACTTTCTTTCTGCTCAGGAG CTAGGTAATGAGGAACAGCAAGAAAAACTGCTCAGGGAGTGGCTGGACTGCTGTGTGACTGAGGGGGGAGTGCTTGTGGCCATGCAGAAGAGCTCTCGGCGGCGGAATCATCCCCTGGTCACACAGATGGTAGAAAAATGGCTTGACCGCTACCGACAGATCCGGCCTTGTGCATCCCTGTCTGACGGAGAGGAAGACGAAGATGATGAAGATGAGTGA
- the CTBP2 gene encoding C-terminal-binding protein 2 isoform X3, with amino-acid sequence MALVDKHKVKRQRLDRICEGIRPQIMNGPLHPRPLVALLDGRDCTVEMPILKDLATVAFCDAQSTQEIHEKVLNEAVGAMMYHTITLTREDLEKFKALRVIVRIGSGYDNVDIKAAGELGIAVCNIPSAAVEETADSTICHILNLYRRNTWLYQALREGTRVQSVEQIREVASGAARIRGETLGLIGFGRTGQAVAVRAKAFGFSVIFYDPYLQDGIERSLGVQRVYTLQDLLYQSDCVSLHCNLNEHNHHLINDFTIKQMRQGAFLVNAARGGLVDEKALAQALKEGRIRGAALDVHESEPFSFAQGPLKDAPNLICTPHTAWYSEQASLEMREAAATEIRRAITGRIPESLRNCVNKEFFVTTAPWSVIDQQAIHPELNGATYRYPPGIVGVAPGGLPAAMEGIIPGGIPVTHNLPTVAHPSQAPSPNQPTKHGDNREHPNEQ; translated from the exons GTATCCGCCCCCAGATCATGAACGGCCCCCTGCACCCCCGGCCCCTCGTGGCGCTGCTCGACGGCAGGGACTGCACCGTGGAGATGCCCATCCTGAAGGACCTGGCCACCGTGGCCTTCTGTGACGCCCAGTCCACTCAGGAGATCCACGAGAAG GTTTTAAATGAGGCTGTCGGCGCCATGATGTATCACACCATCACCCTCACCAGGGAGGACCTGGAGAAGTTCAAGGCCCTGAGAGTGATCGTACGGATAGGCAGCGGCTATGACAATGTCGACATCAAGGCTGCGGGCGAGCTCG GGATCGCTGTGTGCAACATCCCATCCGCGGCAGTGGAAGAGACTGCCGACTCCACCATCTGCCACATCCTCAACTTGTACCGGCGGAACACATGGCTGTACCAGGCGCTGCGGGAAGGCACGCGGGTGCAGAGCGTGGAGCAGATCCGGGAGGTCGCCTCGGGGGCAGCCCGCATCCGCGGGGAGACGCTGGGCCTCATCGGCTTTG GTCGTACGGGGCAGGCGGTTGCTGTTCGAGCCAAGGCCTTTGGATTCAGCGTCATATTTTATGACCCCTACTTGCAGGATGGGATAGAGCGGTCCCTGGGCGTGCAGAGGGTCTACACCCTACAGGACTTACTGTATCAGAGCGACTGCGTCTCCTTGCACTGTAATCTCAACGAACATAACCACCACCTCATCAATGACTTTACTATAAAGCAG ATGAGGCAAGGAGCATTCCTCGTGAATGCGGCTCGCGGGGGACTGGTGGACGAGAAAGCCTTAGCCCAAGCCCTCAAAGAAGGCAGGATACGAGGGGCGGCCCTCGACGTGCACGAATCGGAGCCTTTCAG CTTTGCTCAGGGTCCCTTGAAAGATGCACCGAATCTCATCTGTACACCCCACACAGCCTGGTATAGCGAGCAAGCCTCACTGGAGATGAGGGAGGCGGCTGCCACCGAGATCCGCCGGGCCATCACAG GTCGCATCCCAGAGAGCTTAAGAAACTGTGTGAACAAGGAATTCTTTGTCACAACAGCTCCCTGGTCAGTAATAGATCAGCAGGCAATTCATCCAGAGCTCAATGGTGCCACATACAG ATACCCGCCAGGCATCGTGGGCGTGGCTCCGGGAGGACTTCCTGCAGCCATGGAAGGGATCATCCCCGGAGGCATCCCAGTGACCCACAACCTCCCCACAGTGGCGCACCCTTCCCAAGCGCCCTCTCCCAACCAGCCCACAAAACACGGGGACAATCGAGAGCACCCCAACGAGCAATAG
- the CTBP2 gene encoding C-terminal-binding protein 2 isoform X2, with translation MVLNQGSWILLKRRTAHPVNYRVCGQIYIGIRPQIMNGPLHPRPLVALLDGRDCTVEMPILKDLATVAFCDAQSTQEIHEKVLNEAVGAMMYHTITLTREDLEKFKALRVIVRIGSGYDNVDIKAAGELGIAVCNIPSAAVEETADSTICHILNLYRRNTWLYQALREGTRVQSVEQIREVASGAARIRGETLGLIGFGRTGQAVAVRAKAFGFSVIFYDPYLQDGIERSLGVQRVYTLQDLLYQSDCVSLHCNLNEHNHHLINDFTIKQMRQGAFLVNAARGGLVDEKALAQALKEGRIRGAALDVHESEPFSFAQGPLKDAPNLICTPHTAWYSEQASLEMREAAATEIRRAITGRIPESLRNCVNKEFFVTTAPWSVIDQQAIHPELNGATYRYPPGIVGVAPGGLPAAMEGIIPGGIPVTHNLPTVAHPSQAPSPNQPTKHGDNREHPNEQ, from the exons GTATCCGCCCCCAGATCATGAACGGCCCCCTGCACCCCCGGCCCCTCGTGGCGCTGCTCGACGGCAGGGACTGCACCGTGGAGATGCCCATCCTGAAGGACCTGGCCACCGTGGCCTTCTGTGACGCCCAGTCCACTCAGGAGATCCACGAGAAG GTTTTAAATGAGGCTGTCGGCGCCATGATGTATCACACCATCACCCTCACCAGGGAGGACCTGGAGAAGTTCAAGGCCCTGAGAGTGATCGTACGGATAGGCAGCGGCTATGACAATGTCGACATCAAGGCTGCGGGCGAGCTCG GGATCGCTGTGTGCAACATCCCATCCGCGGCAGTGGAAGAGACTGCCGACTCCACCATCTGCCACATCCTCAACTTGTACCGGCGGAACACATGGCTGTACCAGGCGCTGCGGGAAGGCACGCGGGTGCAGAGCGTGGAGCAGATCCGGGAGGTCGCCTCGGGGGCAGCCCGCATCCGCGGGGAGACGCTGGGCCTCATCGGCTTTG GTCGTACGGGGCAGGCGGTTGCTGTTCGAGCCAAGGCCTTTGGATTCAGCGTCATATTTTATGACCCCTACTTGCAGGATGGGATAGAGCGGTCCCTGGGCGTGCAGAGGGTCTACACCCTACAGGACTTACTGTATCAGAGCGACTGCGTCTCCTTGCACTGTAATCTCAACGAACATAACCACCACCTCATCAATGACTTTACTATAAAGCAG ATGAGGCAAGGAGCATTCCTCGTGAATGCGGCTCGCGGGGGACTGGTGGACGAGAAAGCCTTAGCCCAAGCCCTCAAAGAAGGCAGGATACGAGGGGCGGCCCTCGACGTGCACGAATCGGAGCCTTTCAG CTTTGCTCAGGGTCCCTTGAAAGATGCACCGAATCTCATCTGTACACCCCACACAGCCTGGTATAGCGAGCAAGCCTCACTGGAGATGAGGGAGGCGGCTGCCACCGAGATCCGCCGGGCCATCACAG GTCGCATCCCAGAGAGCTTAAGAAACTGTGTGAACAAGGAATTCTTTGTCACAACAGCTCCCTGGTCAGTAATAGATCAGCAGGCAATTCATCCAGAGCTCAATGGTGCCACATACAG ATACCCGCCAGGCATCGTGGGCGTGGCTCCGGGAGGACTTCCTGCAGCCATGGAAGGGATCATCCCCGGAGGCATCCCAGTGACCCACAACCTCCCCACAGTGGCGCACCCTTCCCAAGCGCCCTCTCCCAACCAGCCCACAAAACACGGGGACAATCGAGAGCACCCCAACGAGCAATAG